The genomic window GGTTTCCATTTGATACAACCAGTACAGCTGCTGGTGCTTCCGGACTTTTCTTTACGGGAAGTGATATTAAACAAAATGCTCAGTTAAGTTTAGGAGCGTTGACGCAATTAGGTCAACAATATAAAAACTATAGCCTTGCTGATGATTATCAATCTGATATTATGCCTGATGATGTTTATATGGATGATAATATTGTGGAGATAGAAAAGAAAGTGACTGTTTATATTGATGAAAATAATTATGAGATAGAAATGGGAAGTATCTTTGCTCAACCTAAAGATCCATCTAAAGAAGGTTATAAGTTCGTTGGATGGTATAGTGATGATAAATTCATAAACTTATATGATTTCTCTCAACCCGTTTGTGATGATTTATCACTCTATGCAAAGTTTGAAAAATTAGATGAGCCAGTAGAATACTGGATTGTTAAAGTTGGTGAAACAACTTATCAAGTTGAAAAAGGAACAACACTTTCAAAAATCAGTGATCCAGTCAAAGATGGATATGTATTTAAAGGCTGGTATACTGATGCTGATTTCTTACATGCATTTGATTTTGATAAGGCTATTGATAGCGATATTGAACTCTATGCAAAGTGGGAAAAAGCAACAGAAAATATTTCTGATGAAGATAATACAGTAACTGAAAAGAAAACAACAGTAACAACAAGTGATGCAACACAAATATATGTTTTTGTTATGATGATGGTTATTTCAGGAGGAATGTTATTTATTACAAAAAGAAATTCTTAAAGAATAGTTCATAGTTATTTCACACATATAAAAAATACTATCTTAATCAAAAGATAGTATTTTTTAGTGCTTAAACAGAAATCTGTTACTTTTTTATTTTCATATTCTGAAATCGTTTGGAACCCCTTTCATTATTCCTCGCATGTGCTATACTAAAGTAAAGGATTACTTTGTGTCACAAAGTAATGAAAAATATAGTGAATTATTACTATATTGGGTCTCATTTATTTTTAATTTATTTAAATACATTAAAAAGAATGATTCATGAAAAAATATAATGTATTTAGTAAGTTCTGCTCTGTGTTTTTATCATTAGCATTTGTTTTAGCAATGATGTTGAATGTTGTTGAAGCAAAAGATTCTATACAGTATGATAATCATACTGCAGGAACTGAGGAATTCAGTATTTTAGATGGTGAGGTTAAACAAACTGTTAAAACAGATGATGGCACTTGGACTTTTACAATTGAGGATGTTGAACCTAAAAATCCAACAATCACTCCTTATTACGAACAGAATTGGGTAATAGGAAGCTTTAATAAAAAAGTATCTGCGATTTTAGAAGATATAGAAGGTATTGAAACGAGTCTTCTAGCAAAAATGAGTGCTAGATTTGCTGGGTCAATCAATCCTTCTGTCGCTAGAATAACTAAAGTTTCAGATGGAGATTTTAATGCTACAATTATTAATCCAATTCCTAATACAGAAAAATATGAAATATTACAATCTAGTGCAACTCCTAATGATTATCCAGCTCAGGCAAGATTTCGTCAGAAATATTCAATTAGTACACCTTTTGGAGTGTATGGACAGCATGATATGTGTCTATATCTTTGTGTAACAACTACTGGATACGCTAGAATTTATATGGAAGGAATATGGTAGTTAATAAGTTTTTGAAAAGAGGGTGATTAAATTATGTTAATACCAATTATGAGTTATGTTGTTCTTTTCATGTTACCATTTTTCATGTATTCTACAGGAAAAAAACTTACAGAAATTAGAGATATTTTAAAAGAATTAAACGAAAGACAAAAGAGTACAACAGAAAAGGATTCAGAGTAATTTTTATGAAAGGGAATCTATGAATCTATTTCAAGATTCCCTTTTCTCCTAATTGGATTTTAACTCATAATTATACATATTTACATTAAACTTATGGAATTTGCCTGGGACTTGACGGAACTATATTACCCATTCTGGATATTATCAAACATGCAGAACAGATATAATATTATTAATACATCTATAAGAAAAGAAATTATTGAACAAAACTCTAATCTTATAATTATTTATTGAAATAAGCATGAATACCACATCTTTGAGGTGAGTGTGTTGTCTGTAAACTATGTCACAAGAGGATATCAGGTTCCTCTTTATCCTAATGCAATGCAAAAGGTTCTTCTGAAAAAGACTTTTGGCTGTACTCGCCTTGTCATTAATCACTTTCTTGCGATTCAAAAAGAAAGCCTAATGAATCAGGGACATATCTATACAAAAATTCAGATATCCCATATGCTGACGCTTATGAAAAAGGATGAACAGTTTTCATTCCTTGGAGAAGTGGATTCTGTTGCTCTGCAGTCATCATGTGAAAATCTTGACTTGGCTTTCACTAAGTTCTTTAAGGAGCATAAGGGATTTCCGCATTTCAAGAAGAAGGGATACTACAGCAGCTATACAGCCAAGAACAATAACGAATGCATACGTACTGGTCATAACTGCATAAGACTTCCTAAGATTGGCTGGGTGAAAACCAAGCTCCACCAGTCCATAGAAGGTCATATTCAGAGAGTCAGTGTTATTGATCATGGAGATGGAAGCTATTCCCTTTCCATATGTGCCTCATGTGTTCTAGTAGAGACACTGGATATCCAATCAATGATGAATGGAATGGTATGGAAAGAAGTTCATCAGGATCGATCAGTATGAACCCAGCTCACAGAGATGTCATGTCTGTGGATACATCAATAAGAAAGTCAGGGACTTAGGCATAAGGGAATGGGAATGTCCAGAATGTCAAACAAAGCATAATCGGGACATCAATGCAGCAATCAACATCAAAAAAGCTGCCAATAGAATAGCAGCATAAAATAACAATAGGCTAGGTACAGTCTAGGAAACAAAGTGCGAGTAATACTTGGCACCGAAACGAGACCACATGTTTTACATGTGGAGTGTCATATTCTGGAGGTTATTATGAAAAATAAAAAAATAAGAAAACTCCTCATTGGAATTCTAGTCAGTATTGTATTCATTATTGGTATTAGCGTATTTGATAATATTATAAATCATGCTAGCTATGCATATATCAAAGATGTTTATACTAAAAACGATAATATTATTATTTCTGTAGATGGAGGAAACGGTGATTCTAAGTATCATCATTATGAATTTAATGAGATTGGTAATGGTATTTATGAATTTCAGCTGTATGTTTCAGCTGTAAGTGGAAAAGTTTTTCCAGTTGAAATTGAACTAAATAACAAATCTGATAAGATTAAAGAGATTAGACAAAAACCAAATAATGGGGATGAATCAGGTAAGGAATATGAGATTATATATCCTATTAAAAATACTATCTTAATCAAAAGATAGTATTTTTTAGTGCTTATCAGTGATAAATCCTTTAATCCCTAGAAGAACCAAAACACTGGTTTGTTTTGATATATCTTCTAAAGATTCTTTTTGATGATTTTGAAACCATTCCTGATATATACCAATCATTCCTGATACAGCATAATTAATCATGATATTTAATTGCTGTTCATTCATATCAGTTTTATCTTTTAAGGCTTCTTTAAGTTTAGCTTTAATGCTATTACTCATTTTTGTCATTAGATTAGAATTGTGTTCCATTGTTAAAAAATGACTATAAAAGTTAATATCATTATTAATAATCAAAGTTAATTTTTCTAAAAATAAAGAAGGAGAATCCATAAAGTTATCAAAATCAAACTCTTCAATCGCCTGTTCAAAATTATGAATTGTGTCATTTTCTATTTCATTTAATAATTCATATATATTATTGTAATAGTTATAGAATGTTTTTCTATTAATATCTGCTTTTTGGGCTATTTCTTTAATTGTAATATCATTCATATCTTTTTGTGAAAGAAGTTCTGTAAAAGCATTATGAATTGCTTTTTTTGTTTTGATAATTCTTCTATCTATTTTTTGATTAGTCATATTTATACCTCGATTTCTTTTAATAATGTGGTATATTTCCGTATTGAATAAGAAATGTAGATTATGCATCAGATATCAAAAAGGATGTCCATTGTAAAATGCCACATATGTATTATAATACACATATGTGGTATATTTCAACAAAGATGAAAATATTTCACTAAGGAGGTTACATAATGAACTTATCACAACATTTAAAAGAAAATATAATTAATAAATTATATGATTATCTTGAACATAATCCTGAAAAGCATATGCCGCAAATTATGGAACTGGTTGATAGACTTGATATTCATCAAACCCTTCAGATTCAAAGAGATTTTGTTAGAGAAATTATTCAAGATCCTCAAAATATCTGGTATCAGTATATCTGTGATATCTTAAAAAGTATTGATCGAGAAGTTGGGAAAACGATATTTAGAAATTTTATTATTAATGCTGGTGTAGAAGGATATGCTAAACAGATTCAACTCAAAAATCAATATGGATGTAATATTCCATGGACGATTTTATTAGATCCAACATCTTCATGTAATTTAAAATGTACGGGCTGCTGGGCAGCGGAATATGGTCATCAATTAAATTTATCATATGAAACAATAGATAATATTATTTGTCAAGGGAAAGAATTAGGTGTGTATTTTTATATTTATACTGGTGGGGAACCTTTGGTAAGAAAAAAAGACTTAATACGTATATGTGAAAAACATAATGATTGTATCTTTTTATCATTTACCAATGCAACATTGATTGATGAAGCTTTTGCTGAGGAAATGTTAAGAGTGAAAAACTTTATTCCTGCTATAAGTGTAGAAGGTTTTCAAAAAGCAACGGATTCAAGAAGAGGTCAAGGAACATATCAGAGTGTTATCAAAGCAATGAGTTTATTAAAAGAGAAGAAATTGCCTTTTGGTATTTCATGTTGTTATACGAGTCAAAATGTTGATGAAATTGGCAGTGCTGCTTATTTTGATCAAATGATAGAATGGGGAGCAAAATTCTGTTGGTTTTTCCACTATATGCCAGTTGGTATGGCAGCTGTAAAAGAACTGATGACAACCCCACTTCAAAGAGAATTTATGTATCATCAGATTCGTCATTTTAGATCTACAAAACCAATATTTACAATTGATTTTCAAAATGATGGAGAATATGTTGGAGGATGTGTTGCGGGTGGACGACGTTATTTACATATTAATGCTAAAGGTGATGTTGAACCATGTGTTTTCATTCATTATTCAAATGTGAATATCCATGATTGTAATTTATTAGAAGCTTTGCAGAGTCCACTATTTATTGCTTACCATGATAACCAACCATTTAATGAGAATCATTTAAGACCATGTCCAATGTTAGAAAATCCTCAACGTTTAAGAGAACTGATTAAACAAAGCAAGGCTGTAAGTACTGATTATGAAAGTTTTGAAACAGTTGATCATTTATGCGAAAAATGTGATGAATATGCTAAGGCATGGGCACCAGTTGCTGAATATCTATGGCAAAAAGAAGATTATGAAAATGAATAATCTTCTTTTTTTTACAAAATAAAGAATAATCGTGTATACTATGAATAAAGGGAAGTGATGTCATGATAACACCAAAACATTTAAAGAAAACAATTAAAGGAAATTATCGTCTCATTGCGATTAGTGATATTCATGGTCATCTTGATCGATTCATTGCATTATTGCAAAAGGTTCATTATACACCAGAAGATTATTTGGTGATTATTGGTGATTTTGTTGAAAAAGGTGATCAAGTGATTGAAACAATTCATTATATAAAAAAATTAAGTCAAAATAAACGCGTTTTTGTTTTAGCAGGAAATTGTGAATGGGCATTGGATGCATTATTGACAGTACCTGAATTAGCCCCACAAATCCCTCAATATCTCAAGCGAGTATCGACTAATGGATGTATTAGAGAGGTTTATCATCTTTTACATTTGGATGATGGACATGAAACCACATTAGGTGTTCAAAAGAAAATTTTGGAATATCTTAAAGAGGAAATTGATTTTATTTCTCATTTACCAGTGACTTTAAAAATAAACCAATTTCTTTTTGTTCATGCAGGAGTAGAGAAAAGAAAAGATTATCAAAATTCTTCCTTATCATCATTACTTGAAATGCAGCATTTCTATGATCAAGGACATATTTTAAAAGAAATGGTGGTTGTTGGGCATTTGCCTACTTCTAATTATTATTTAGACCATATATGTAATGATGTTATTATTAATGAAAAGAAAAAAATAATCAGTATTGATGGAGGAACAGGTGTTAAAGCAGTTTCACAATTAAATGCATTGATTATTGAATGTTGTGATGACAAAGTGCAATTTCATCAAGAGGCTGTTCAACCATTGCCAATCTATTGGATTATTGAGGATGTTTATGAAAAATCTCAGTTAGCGCACAAAATAGGTTA from Candidatus Stoquefichus sp. SB1 includes these protein-coding regions:
- a CDS encoding helix-turn-helix domain-containing protein; this translates as MLSVNYVTRGYQVPLYPNAMQKVLLKKTFGCTRLVINHFLAIQKESLMNQGHIYTKIQISHMLTLMKKDEQFSFLGEVDSVALQSSCENLDLAFTKFFKEHKGFPHFKKKGYYSSYTAKNNNECIRTGHNCIRLPKIGWVKTKLHQSIEGHIQRVSVIDHGDGSYSLSICASCVLVETLDIQSMMNGMVWKEVHQDRSV
- a CDS encoding zinc ribbon domain-containing protein — its product is MEWYGKKFIRIDQYEPSSQRCHVCGYINKKVRDLGIREWECPECQTKHNRDINAAINIKKAANRIAA
- a CDS encoding TetR/AcrR family transcriptional regulator, coding for MTNQKIDRRIIKTKKAIHNAFTELLSQKDMNDITIKEIAQKADINRKTFYNYYNNIYELLNEIENDTIHNFEQAIEEFDFDNFMDSPSLFLEKLTLIINNDINFYSHFLTMEHNSNLMTKMSNSIKAKLKEALKDKTDMNEQQLNIMINYAVSGMIGIYQEWFQNHQKESLEDISKQTSVLVLLGIKGFITDKH
- a CDS encoding radical SAM protein, which translates into the protein MNLSQHLKENIINKLYDYLEHNPEKHMPQIMELVDRLDIHQTLQIQRDFVREIIQDPQNIWYQYICDILKSIDREVGKTIFRNFIINAGVEGYAKQIQLKNQYGCNIPWTILLDPTSSCNLKCTGCWAAEYGHQLNLSYETIDNIICQGKELGVYFYIYTGGEPLVRKKDLIRICEKHNDCIFLSFTNATLIDEAFAEEMLRVKNFIPAISVEGFQKATDSRRGQGTYQSVIKAMSLLKEKKLPFGISCCYTSQNVDEIGSAAYFDQMIEWGAKFCWFFHYMPVGMAAVKELMTTPLQREFMYHQIRHFRSTKPIFTIDFQNDGEYVGGCVAGGRRYLHINAKGDVEPCVFIHYSNVNIHDCNLLEALQSPLFIAYHDNQPFNENHLRPCPMLENPQRLRELIKQSKAVSTDYESFETVDHLCEKCDEYAKAWAPVAEYLWQKEDYENE
- a CDS encoding metallophosphoesterase yields the protein MITPKHLKKTIKGNYRLIAISDIHGHLDRFIALLQKVHYTPEDYLVIIGDFVEKGDQVIETIHYIKKLSQNKRVFVLAGNCEWALDALLTVPELAPQIPQYLKRVSTNGCIREVYHLLHLDDGHETTLGVQKKILEYLKEEIDFISHLPVTLKINQFLFVHAGVEKRKDYQNSSLSSLLEMQHFYDQGHILKEMVVVGHLPTSNYYLDHICNDVIINEKKKIISIDGGTGVKAVSQLNALIIECCDDKVQFHQEAVQPLPIYWIIEDVYEKSQLAHKIGYPYFEVKVLQTGEQFTECIQEETHQRLMIKNEFLYQKNGKTFCLDDYTDYMISAKAGEYVKLLGIYGEYAYVIYQNQVGWIKYEYLKAL